In Musa acuminata AAA Group cultivar baxijiao chromosome BXJ2-10, Cavendish_Baxijiao_AAA, whole genome shotgun sequence, a genomic segment contains:
- the LOC135624700 gene encoding uncharacterized protein LOC135624700 isoform X5 has protein sequence MECNERNSDHGATRESQPSSLGFVHLRPLGEPAGDLMCLRSDRVYTVGRGRRYCDLVLLQRCISNRHCQIFLDGSDRKLRLIDGFLFPRRSHICEISRGFQAGRQCSNARVSLNGVFVNGRRVQQGAVAELSVGDEILFSCRSGSSNSCRIKRGFAVDKVFFSEVKIVRVNRSLSTLEHSPLAPRSFILQSQLKSILASSDPISYLRNFLDLQQEKHVTLPLALEIGSPASPDSEGCCKTDGLRINVAQKVVSSNPNVLSDEHRKSSVNAVEIMEVDNCELHPDDDGVVSYSDGSTFFLNRLKPTGPGTSVHCDGVTLPELFHPVKTLLRVFIATFTCDVSWFLSCCRLPNHLPITIACHDSVRCWSACHDSRTSAPYINYPNLLLIYPPFPDVIAFGKDRKKKGVACHHPKLIVLQRDESLRVIVTSANLVPKQAKQIMQCKTSSGHFFGSVQATVVGLSHRFHASPDPNGGRLRVLASLLGKCRENTSGMVEVLLKRATNIPADTNAVSVVVTADLDKFSVGDSVQLGFLPRDVAKWLSPLSDIGFFSFSAFIYAKEALAAAFGGSSTRVQLLVSVSKGPTFSEIPRLICPEHYVSLCSLVASVQRCLGLWRLREVLSRHKWPESLEVDFVYGSSSIGTSVNLQFFSAFSAAAGKKSCQYPDSNESDPAWGCWTSADELNRPSIKILFPTIERVKNGRRGIWDSRHLLSLSERTWQRLTTTGVFHDAIPYPCERLGYPMHVKVAQRRFQSGNGMFSFGWIYIGSHNFSPAAWGNTLLSSSESKAPKLHICNYELGIVLIVPPPDLSDTDGRNRFNLDDFVLPFVMPAPEYQDGDRPATAQAMREACVEVTSSKLFLSEDATEELNEDILDEEVTFEESDFSIQESEEEKIYAEMLWGQVDSAGISL, from the exons ATGGAATGCAATGAGCGCAACAGCGATCATGGAGCGACGCGGGAATCCCAACCCTCTAGTTTGGGCTTCGTTCACCTTCGACCCCTCGGGGAACCCGCCGGCGATCTCATGTGCCTGCGATCCGACCGGGTCTACACCGTCGGCCGGGGGCGCCGCTATTGCGATCTTGTCCTCCTCCAACGCTGCATCAGCAACCGTCATTGCCAGATATTTCTGGATGGATCCGATCGTAAACTCCGTTTGATCGATGGCTTCCTTTTTCCCCGTCGTTCCCATATCTGCGAGATCAGTCGAGGCTTTCAAGCCGGAAGGCAGTGCTCGAACGCTAGGGTTTCTCTCAATGGCGTCTTCGTTAATGGTCGCAGGGTCCAGCAAGGCGCGGTAGCAGAATTGTCTGTCGGAGATGAGATATTGTTTTCTTGCAGAAGTGGATCGAGCAATAGTTGTAGAATTAAGCGTGGGTTTGCCGTGGATAAGGTCTTTTTCTCTGAGGTTAAGATTGTTCGTGTGAATCGTTCACTCTCCACGTTGGAACACAGTCCTTTGGCCCCAAGATCATTCATTCTGCAGAGCCAGCTGAAAAGTATACTTGCCAGCTCCGATCCAATATCCTACCTGAGGAATTTTCTTGATTTGCAACAAGAAAAACATGTAACACTTCCATTGGCGTTGGAAATTGGATCCCCTGCTTCTCCGGACTCTGAGGGATGCTGTAAGACAGATGGTTTGCGGATTAATGTTGCTCAAAAGGTGGTCAGTTCCAATCCGAATGTTCTGAGTGATGAGCACAGAAAGTCCTCCGTAAATGCAGTTGAAATCATGGAAGTCGATAATTGTGAACTCCATCCAGATGATGATGGGGTAGTCAGTTATTCAGATGGCAGCACATTCTTTCTGAACCGTCTCAAGCCCACTGGTCCTGGCACATCTGTTCACTGTGATGGAGTCACTCTGCCTGAGCTTTTTCATCCAGTGAAAACACTGCTTCGAGTTTTTATTGCAACATTTACATGTGATGTTTCTTG GTTTTTGTCATGTTGTCGATTACCAAACCACCTGCCAATAACAATTGCATGCCACGACAGTGTAAGATGTTGGAGTGCTTGCCATGATAGTAGGACTTCTGCACCATATATTAATTATCCAAACCTATTGTTGAT TTATCCCCCTTTTCCAGATGTAATAGCCTTTGGAAAAGATCGAAAGAAAAAAGGTGTTGCATGTCATCATCCAAAGCTTATTGTCCTGCAGAGGGATGAAAGTCTTCGAGTTATAGTTACTTCAGCAAATCTAGTTCCAAAACAG GCTAAACAGATCATGCAATGTAAGACTTCTTCTGGGCATTTTTTTGGTTCAGTTCAAGCGACTGTAGTTGGTTTAAGCCATCGATTTCATGCTTCCCCTGACCCAAATGGTGGTCGATTAAGAGTTCTAGCTTCACTTTTAGGAAAGTGTCGAGAGAACACTAGTGGAATGGTAGAAGTTCTCCTGAAAAGAGCTACAAACATACCAGCAGATACTAACGCTGTGAGTGTGGTTGTTACTGCAGATTTGGATAAATTTTCTGTAGGAG ATTCTGTGCAACTTGGTTTTCTGCCTAGAGATGTTGCAAAATGGTTGTCTCCTCTCagtgacattgggttttttagttTTTCGGCCTTCATCTATGCAAAGGAAGCCCTTGCAGCTGCATTTGGTGGAAGCAGCACTAGAGTACAGCTGTTAGTTTCTGTCTCAAAG GGGCCAACATTTTCTGAAATACCAAGATTGATCTGTCCTGAGCATTATGTGTCTTTGTGCTCACTTGTTGCTTCTGTGCAGAGGTGTCTTGGACTTTGGCGTTTAAGAGAG GTCTTGTCGCGACACAAGTGGCCTGAATCACTAGAGGTTGATTTTGTGTATG GTTCATCCTCCATTGGAACTTCAGTCAATTTGCAATTTTTTTCTGCTTTCTCAGCTGCAGCTGGGAAAAAGTCGTGTCAGTATCCTGATTCTAACGAGTCTGACCCAGCG TGGGGTTGCTGGACTTCTGCTGATGAGCTAAATAGACCATCAATTAAGATCTTATTCCCCACCATTGAACGAGTGAAAAATGGACGGCGTGGCATTTGGGATTCTAGGCACTTACTTTCTCTGTCAGAG AGAACCTGGCAAAGGTTGACAACTACTGGTGTATTTCATGATGCCATTCCTTATCCATGTGAAAGGCTAGGATACCCAATGCATGTCAAG GTAGCTCAGAGACGTTTCCAATCTGGAAATGGTATGTTCTCATTTGGTTGGATATATATTGGGTCACACAATTTCAGTCCTGCTGCTTGGGGAAACACATTGCTTTCTTCGTCAGAATCAAAGGCTCCAAAACTGCATATTTGTAACTATGAGCTTGGTATCGTCTTGATTGTGCCCCCGCCAGATCTTTCGGATACAGATGGtagaaacagatttaatcttGATGATTTCGTTCTGCCATTTGTTATGCCTGCACCAGAGTACCAAGATGGTGATAGACCAGCTACAGCACAGGCCATGCGAGAGGCCTGTGTTGAAGTCACTTCATCAAAGTTATTCTTGTCAGAAGATGCAACGGAAGAACTGAACGAGGATATCCTAGATGAAGAAGTAACTTTTGAGGAATCTGACTTTTCCATCCAGGAGAGTGAAGAAGAGAAAATTTATGCTGAGATGCTTTGGGGTCAAGTGGACTCCGCTGGAATCTCTTTGTGA
- the LOC135624700 gene encoding uncharacterized protein LOC135624700 isoform X7 has protein sequence MECNERNSDHGATRESQPSSLGFVHLRPLGEPAGDLMCLRSDRVYTVGRGRRYCDLVLLQRCISNRHCQIFLDGSDRKLRLIDGFLFPRRSHICEISRGFQAGRQCSNARVSLNGVFVNGRRVQQGAVAELSVGDEILFSCRSGSSNSCRIKRGFAVDKVFFSEVKIVRVNRSLSTLEHSPLAPRSFILQSQLKSILASSDPISYLRNFLDLQQEKHVTLPLALEIGSPASPDSEGCCKTDGLRINVAQKVVSSNPNVLSDEHRKSSVNAVEIMEVDNCELHPDDDGVVSYSDGSTFFLNRLKPTGPGTSVHCDGVTLPELFHPVKTLLRVFIATFTCDVSWFLSCCRLPNHLPITIACHDSVRCWSACHDSRTSAPYINYPNLLLIYPPFPDVIAFGKDRKKKGVACHHPKLIVLQRDESLRVIVTSANLVPKQWDYVTNTVWWQDFPRRSTLDYSAFFGSIEDLKSDFAAQLAGFVASLIVDVPSQAHWVNELAKYNFGQAACHLVASLPGVHTQSSYYLAADYCLSPLLQAKQIMQCKTSSGHFFGSVQATVVGLSHRFHASPDPNGGRLRVLASLLGKCRENTSGMVEVLLKRATNIPADTNAVSVVVTADLDKFSVGDSVQLGFLPRDVAKWLSPLSDIGFFSFSAFIYAKEALAAAFGGSSTRVQLLVSVSKGPTFSEIPRLICPEHYVSLCSLVASVQRCLGLWRLREVLSRHKWPESLEVDFVYGSSSIGTSVNLQFFSAFSAAAGKKSCQYPDSNESDPAWGCWTSADELNRPSIKILFPTIERVKNGRRGIWDSRHLLSLSEGFRNVVLSCYGHERRATYSRNS, from the exons ATGGAATGCAATGAGCGCAACAGCGATCATGGAGCGACGCGGGAATCCCAACCCTCTAGTTTGGGCTTCGTTCACCTTCGACCCCTCGGGGAACCCGCCGGCGATCTCATGTGCCTGCGATCCGACCGGGTCTACACCGTCGGCCGGGGGCGCCGCTATTGCGATCTTGTCCTCCTCCAACGCTGCATCAGCAACCGTCATTGCCAGATATTTCTGGATGGATCCGATCGTAAACTCCGTTTGATCGATGGCTTCCTTTTTCCCCGTCGTTCCCATATCTGCGAGATCAGTCGAGGCTTTCAAGCCGGAAGGCAGTGCTCGAACGCTAGGGTTTCTCTCAATGGCGTCTTCGTTAATGGTCGCAGGGTCCAGCAAGGCGCGGTAGCAGAATTGTCTGTCGGAGATGAGATATTGTTTTCTTGCAGAAGTGGATCGAGCAATAGTTGTAGAATTAAGCGTGGGTTTGCCGTGGATAAGGTCTTTTTCTCTGAGGTTAAGATTGTTCGTGTGAATCGTTCACTCTCCACGTTGGAACACAGTCCTTTGGCCCCAAGATCATTCATTCTGCAGAGCCAGCTGAAAAGTATACTTGCCAGCTCCGATCCAATATCCTACCTGAGGAATTTTCTTGATTTGCAACAAGAAAAACATGTAACACTTCCATTGGCGTTGGAAATTGGATCCCCTGCTTCTCCGGACTCTGAGGGATGCTGTAAGACAGATGGTTTGCGGATTAATGTTGCTCAAAAGGTGGTCAGTTCCAATCCGAATGTTCTGAGTGATGAGCACAGAAAGTCCTCCGTAAATGCAGTTGAAATCATGGAAGTCGATAATTGTGAACTCCATCCAGATGATGATGGGGTAGTCAGTTATTCAGATGGCAGCACATTCTTTCTGAACCGTCTCAAGCCCACTGGTCCTGGCACATCTGTTCACTGTGATGGAGTCACTCTGCCTGAGCTTTTTCATCCAGTGAAAACACTGCTTCGAGTTTTTATTGCAACATTTACATGTGATGTTTCTTG GTTTTTGTCATGTTGTCGATTACCAAACCACCTGCCAATAACAATTGCATGCCACGACAGTGTAAGATGTTGGAGTGCTTGCCATGATAGTAGGACTTCTGCACCATATATTAATTATCCAAACCTATTGTTGAT TTATCCCCCTTTTCCAGATGTAATAGCCTTTGGAAAAGATCGAAAGAAAAAAGGTGTTGCATGTCATCATCCAAAGCTTATTGTCCTGCAGAGGGATGAAAGTCTTCGAGTTATAGTTACTTCAGCAAATCTAGTTCCAAAACAG TGGGACTATGTGACGAACACTGTTTGGTGGCAAGATTTTCCTCGTAGAAGTACtctagattattcagctttttttGGATCAATTGAAGATTTAAAATCTGACTTTGCTGCTCAGTTAGCTGGGTTTGTGGCATCACTTATTGTTGACGTGCCCAGCCAAGCGCACTGGGTCAATGAGTTGGCTAAGTATAACTTTGGACAAGCTGCTTGCCACCTTGTTGCTTCATTGCCTGGAGTCCATACACAGAGCTCTTATTATCTTGCGGCTGATTATTGCTTATCA CCTTTGTTGCAGGCTAAACAGATCATGCAATGTAAGACTTCTTCTGGGCATTTTTTTGGTTCAGTTCAAGCGACTGTAGTTGGTTTAAGCCATCGATTTCATGCTTCCCCTGACCCAAATGGTGGTCGATTAAGAGTTCTAGCTTCACTTTTAGGAAAGTGTCGAGAGAACACTAGTGGAATGGTAGAAGTTCTCCTGAAAAGAGCTACAAACATACCAGCAGATACTAACGCTGTGAGTGTGGTTGTTACTGCAGATTTGGATAAATTTTCTGTAGGAG ATTCTGTGCAACTTGGTTTTCTGCCTAGAGATGTTGCAAAATGGTTGTCTCCTCTCagtgacattgggttttttagttTTTCGGCCTTCATCTATGCAAAGGAAGCCCTTGCAGCTGCATTTGGTGGAAGCAGCACTAGAGTACAGCTGTTAGTTTCTGTCTCAAAG GGGCCAACATTTTCTGAAATACCAAGATTGATCTGTCCTGAGCATTATGTGTCTTTGTGCTCACTTGTTGCTTCTGTGCAGAGGTGTCTTGGACTTTGGCGTTTAAGAGAG GTCTTGTCGCGACACAAGTGGCCTGAATCACTAGAGGTTGATTTTGTGTATG GTTCATCCTCCATTGGAACTTCAGTCAATTTGCAATTTTTTTCTGCTTTCTCAGCTGCAGCTGGGAAAAAGTCGTGTCAGTATCCTGATTCTAACGAGTCTGACCCAGCG TGGGGTTGCTGGACTTCTGCTGATGAGCTAAATAGACCATCAATTAAGATCTTATTCCCCACCATTGAACGAGTGAAAAATGGACGGCGTGGCATTTGGGATTCTAGGCACTTACTTTCTCTGTCAGAG GGCTTCAGAAATGTCGTCCTCTCATGTTATGGTCATGAAAGAAGAGCCACTTATTCTAGAAATAGTTAA
- the LOC135624700 gene encoding uncharacterized protein LOC135624700 isoform X6, whose product MECNERNSDHGATRESQPSSLGFVHLRPLGEPAGDLMCLRSDRVYTVGRGRRYCDLVLLQRCISNRHCQIFLDGSDRKLRLIDGFLFPRRSHICEISRGFQAGRQCSNARVSLNGVFVNGRRVQQGAVAELSVGDEILFSCRSGSSNSCRIKRGFAVDKVFFSEVKIVRVNRSLSTLEHSPLAPRSFILQSQLKSILASSDPISYLRNFLDLQQEKHVTLPLALEIGSPASPDSEGCCKTDGLRINVAQKVVSSNPNVLSDEHRKSSVNAVEIMEVDNCELHPDDDGVVSYSDGSTFFLNRLKPTGPGTSVHCDGVTLPELFHPVKTLLRVFIATFTCDVSWFLSCCRLPNHLPITIACHDSVRCWSACHDSRTSAPYINYPNLLLIYPPFPDVIAFGKDRKKKGVACHHPKLIVLQRDESLRVIVTSANLVPKQWDYVTNTVWWQDFPRRSTLDYSAFFGSIEDLKSDFAAQLAGFVASLIVDVPSQAHWVNELAKYNFGQAACHLVASLPGVHTQSSYYLAADYCLSPLLQAKQIMQCKTSSGHFFGSVQATVVGLSHRFHASPDPNGGRLRVLASLLGKCRENTSGMVEVLLKRATNIPADTNAVSVVVTADLDKFSVGDSVQLGFLPRDVAKWLSPLSDIGFFSFSAFIYAKEALAAAFGGSSTRVQLLVSVSKGPTFSEIPRLICPEHYVSLCSLVASVQRCLGLWRLREVLSRHKWPESLEVDFVYGSSSIGTSVNLQFFSAFSAAAGKKSCQYPDSNESDPAWGCWTSADELNRPSIKILFPTIERVKNGRRGIWDSRHLLSLSERTWQRLTTTGVFHDAIPYPCERLGYPMHVKLRDVSNLEMVCSHLVGYILGHTISVLLLGETHCFLRQNQRLQNCIFVTMSLVSS is encoded by the exons ATGGAATGCAATGAGCGCAACAGCGATCATGGAGCGACGCGGGAATCCCAACCCTCTAGTTTGGGCTTCGTTCACCTTCGACCCCTCGGGGAACCCGCCGGCGATCTCATGTGCCTGCGATCCGACCGGGTCTACACCGTCGGCCGGGGGCGCCGCTATTGCGATCTTGTCCTCCTCCAACGCTGCATCAGCAACCGTCATTGCCAGATATTTCTGGATGGATCCGATCGTAAACTCCGTTTGATCGATGGCTTCCTTTTTCCCCGTCGTTCCCATATCTGCGAGATCAGTCGAGGCTTTCAAGCCGGAAGGCAGTGCTCGAACGCTAGGGTTTCTCTCAATGGCGTCTTCGTTAATGGTCGCAGGGTCCAGCAAGGCGCGGTAGCAGAATTGTCTGTCGGAGATGAGATATTGTTTTCTTGCAGAAGTGGATCGAGCAATAGTTGTAGAATTAAGCGTGGGTTTGCCGTGGATAAGGTCTTTTTCTCTGAGGTTAAGATTGTTCGTGTGAATCGTTCACTCTCCACGTTGGAACACAGTCCTTTGGCCCCAAGATCATTCATTCTGCAGAGCCAGCTGAAAAGTATACTTGCCAGCTCCGATCCAATATCCTACCTGAGGAATTTTCTTGATTTGCAACAAGAAAAACATGTAACACTTCCATTGGCGTTGGAAATTGGATCCCCTGCTTCTCCGGACTCTGAGGGATGCTGTAAGACAGATGGTTTGCGGATTAATGTTGCTCAAAAGGTGGTCAGTTCCAATCCGAATGTTCTGAGTGATGAGCACAGAAAGTCCTCCGTAAATGCAGTTGAAATCATGGAAGTCGATAATTGTGAACTCCATCCAGATGATGATGGGGTAGTCAGTTATTCAGATGGCAGCACATTCTTTCTGAACCGTCTCAAGCCCACTGGTCCTGGCACATCTGTTCACTGTGATGGAGTCACTCTGCCTGAGCTTTTTCATCCAGTGAAAACACTGCTTCGAGTTTTTATTGCAACATTTACATGTGATGTTTCTTG GTTTTTGTCATGTTGTCGATTACCAAACCACCTGCCAATAACAATTGCATGCCACGACAGTGTAAGATGTTGGAGTGCTTGCCATGATAGTAGGACTTCTGCACCATATATTAATTATCCAAACCTATTGTTGAT TTATCCCCCTTTTCCAGATGTAATAGCCTTTGGAAAAGATCGAAAGAAAAAAGGTGTTGCATGTCATCATCCAAAGCTTATTGTCCTGCAGAGGGATGAAAGTCTTCGAGTTATAGTTACTTCAGCAAATCTAGTTCCAAAACAG TGGGACTATGTGACGAACACTGTTTGGTGGCAAGATTTTCCTCGTAGAAGTACtctagattattcagctttttttGGATCAATTGAAGATTTAAAATCTGACTTTGCTGCTCAGTTAGCTGGGTTTGTGGCATCACTTATTGTTGACGTGCCCAGCCAAGCGCACTGGGTCAATGAGTTGGCTAAGTATAACTTTGGACAAGCTGCTTGCCACCTTGTTGCTTCATTGCCTGGAGTCCATACACAGAGCTCTTATTATCTTGCGGCTGATTATTGCTTATCA CCTTTGTTGCAGGCTAAACAGATCATGCAATGTAAGACTTCTTCTGGGCATTTTTTTGGTTCAGTTCAAGCGACTGTAGTTGGTTTAAGCCATCGATTTCATGCTTCCCCTGACCCAAATGGTGGTCGATTAAGAGTTCTAGCTTCACTTTTAGGAAAGTGTCGAGAGAACACTAGTGGAATGGTAGAAGTTCTCCTGAAAAGAGCTACAAACATACCAGCAGATACTAACGCTGTGAGTGTGGTTGTTACTGCAGATTTGGATAAATTTTCTGTAGGAG ATTCTGTGCAACTTGGTTTTCTGCCTAGAGATGTTGCAAAATGGTTGTCTCCTCTCagtgacattgggttttttagttTTTCGGCCTTCATCTATGCAAAGGAAGCCCTTGCAGCTGCATTTGGTGGAAGCAGCACTAGAGTACAGCTGTTAGTTTCTGTCTCAAAG GGGCCAACATTTTCTGAAATACCAAGATTGATCTGTCCTGAGCATTATGTGTCTTTGTGCTCACTTGTTGCTTCTGTGCAGAGGTGTCTTGGACTTTGGCGTTTAAGAGAG GTCTTGTCGCGACACAAGTGGCCTGAATCACTAGAGGTTGATTTTGTGTATG GTTCATCCTCCATTGGAACTTCAGTCAATTTGCAATTTTTTTCTGCTTTCTCAGCTGCAGCTGGGAAAAAGTCGTGTCAGTATCCTGATTCTAACGAGTCTGACCCAGCG TGGGGTTGCTGGACTTCTGCTGATGAGCTAAATAGACCATCAATTAAGATCTTATTCCCCACCATTGAACGAGTGAAAAATGGACGGCGTGGCATTTGGGATTCTAGGCACTTACTTTCTCTGTCAGAG AGAACCTGGCAAAGGTTGACAACTACTGGTGTATTTCATGATGCCATTCCTTATCCATGTGAAAGGCTAGGATACCCAATGCATGTCAAG CTCAGAGACGTTTCCAATCTGGAAATGGTATGTTCTCATTTGGTTGGATATATATTGGGTCACACAATTTCAGTCCTGCTGCTTGGGGAAACACATTGCTTTCTTCGTCAGAATCAAAGGCTCCAAAACTGCATATTTGTAACTATGAGCTTGGTATCGTCTTGA
- the LOC135624700 gene encoding uncharacterized protein LOC135624700 isoform X3 translates to MCLRSDRVYTVGRGRRYCDLVLLQRCISNRHCQIFLDGSDRKLRLIDGFLFPRRSHICEISRGFQAGRQCSNARVSLNGVFVNGRRVQQGAVAELSVGDEILFSCRSGSSNSCRIKRGFAVDKVFFSEVKIVRVNRSLSTLEHSPLAPRSFILQSQLKSILASSDPISYLRNFLDLQQEKHVTLPLALEIGSPASPDSEGCCKTDGLRINVAQKVVSSNPNVLSDEHRKSSVNAVEIMEVDNCELHPDDDGVVSYSDGSTFFLNRLKPTGPGTSVHCDGVTLPELFHPVKTLLRVFIATFTCDVSWFLSCCRLPNHLPITIACHDSVRCWSACHDSRTSAPYINYPNLLLIYPPFPDVIAFGKDRKKKGVACHHPKLIVLQRDESLRVIVTSANLVPKQWDYVTNTVWWQDFPRRSTLDYSAFFGSIEDLKSDFAAQLAGFVASLIVDVPSQAHWVNELAKYNFGQAACHLVASLPGVHTQSSYYLAADYCLSPLLQAKQIMQCKTSSGHFFGSVQATVVGLSHRFHASPDPNGGRLRVLASLLGKCRENTSGMVEVLLKRATNIPADTNAVSVVVTADLDKFSVGDSVQLGFLPRDVAKWLSPLSDIGFFSFSAFIYAKEALAAAFGGSSTRVQLLVSVSKGPTFSEIPRLICPEHYVSLCSLVASVQRCLGLWRLREVLSRHKWPESLEVDFVYGSSSIGTSVNLQFFSAFSAAAGKKSCQYPDSNESDPAWGCWTSADELNRPSIKILFPTIERVKNGRRGIWDSRHLLSLSERTWQRLTTTGVFHDAIPYPCERLGYPMHVKVAQRRFQSGNGMFSFGWIYIGSHNFSPAAWGNTLLSSSESKAPKLHICNYELGIVLIVPPPDLSDTDGRNRFNLDDFVLPFVMPAPEYQDGDRPATAQAMREACVEVTSSKLFLSEDATEELNEDILDEEVTFEESDFSIQESEEEKIYAEMLWGQVDSAGISL, encoded by the exons ATGTGCCTGCGATCCGACCGGGTCTACACCGTCGGCCGGGGGCGCCGCTATTGCGATCTTGTCCTCCTCCAACGCTGCATCAGCAACCGTCATTGCCAGATATTTCTGGATGGATCCGATCGTAAACTCCGTTTGATCGATGGCTTCCTTTTTCCCCGTCGTTCCCATATCTGCGAGATCAGTCGAGGCTTTCAAGCCGGAAGGCAGTGCTCGAACGCTAGGGTTTCTCTCAATGGCGTCTTCGTTAATGGTCGCAGGGTCCAGCAAGGCGCGGTAGCAGAATTGTCTGTCGGAGATGAGATATTGTTTTCTTGCAGAAGTGGATCGAGCAATAGTTGTAGAATTAAGCGTGGGTTTGCCGTGGATAAGGTCTTTTTCTCTGAGGTTAAGATTGTTCGTGTGAATCGTTCACTCTCCACGTTGGAACACAGTCCTTTGGCCCCAAGATCATTCATTCTGCAGAGCCAGCTGAAAAGTATACTTGCCAGCTCCGATCCAATATCCTACCTGAGGAATTTTCTTGATTTGCAACAAGAAAAACATGTAACACTTCCATTGGCGTTGGAAATTGGATCCCCTGCTTCTCCGGACTCTGAGGGATGCTGTAAGACAGATGGTTTGCGGATTAATGTTGCTCAAAAGGTGGTCAGTTCCAATCCGAATGTTCTGAGTGATGAGCACAGAAAGTCCTCCGTAAATGCAGTTGAAATCATGGAAGTCGATAATTGTGAACTCCATCCAGATGATGATGGGGTAGTCAGTTATTCAGATGGCAGCACATTCTTTCTGAACCGTCTCAAGCCCACTGGTCCTGGCACATCTGTTCACTGTGATGGAGTCACTCTGCCTGAGCTTTTTCATCCAGTGAAAACACTGCTTCGAGTTTTTATTGCAACATTTACATGTGATGTTTCTTG GTTTTTGTCATGTTGTCGATTACCAAACCACCTGCCAATAACAATTGCATGCCACGACAGTGTAAGATGTTGGAGTGCTTGCCATGATAGTAGGACTTCTGCACCATATATTAATTATCCAAACCTATTGTTGAT TTATCCCCCTTTTCCAGATGTAATAGCCTTTGGAAAAGATCGAAAGAAAAAAGGTGTTGCATGTCATCATCCAAAGCTTATTGTCCTGCAGAGGGATGAAAGTCTTCGAGTTATAGTTACTTCAGCAAATCTAGTTCCAAAACAG TGGGACTATGTGACGAACACTGTTTGGTGGCAAGATTTTCCTCGTAGAAGTACtctagattattcagctttttttGGATCAATTGAAGATTTAAAATCTGACTTTGCTGCTCAGTTAGCTGGGTTTGTGGCATCACTTATTGTTGACGTGCCCAGCCAAGCGCACTGGGTCAATGAGTTGGCTAAGTATAACTTTGGACAAGCTGCTTGCCACCTTGTTGCTTCATTGCCTGGAGTCCATACACAGAGCTCTTATTATCTTGCGGCTGATTATTGCTTATCA CCTTTGTTGCAGGCTAAACAGATCATGCAATGTAAGACTTCTTCTGGGCATTTTTTTGGTTCAGTTCAAGCGACTGTAGTTGGTTTAAGCCATCGATTTCATGCTTCCCCTGACCCAAATGGTGGTCGATTAAGAGTTCTAGCTTCACTTTTAGGAAAGTGTCGAGAGAACACTAGTGGAATGGTAGAAGTTCTCCTGAAAAGAGCTACAAACATACCAGCAGATACTAACGCTGTGAGTGTGGTTGTTACTGCAGATTTGGATAAATTTTCTGTAGGAG ATTCTGTGCAACTTGGTTTTCTGCCTAGAGATGTTGCAAAATGGTTGTCTCCTCTCagtgacattgggttttttagttTTTCGGCCTTCATCTATGCAAAGGAAGCCCTTGCAGCTGCATTTGGTGGAAGCAGCACTAGAGTACAGCTGTTAGTTTCTGTCTCAAAG GGGCCAACATTTTCTGAAATACCAAGATTGATCTGTCCTGAGCATTATGTGTCTTTGTGCTCACTTGTTGCTTCTGTGCAGAGGTGTCTTGGACTTTGGCGTTTAAGAGAG GTCTTGTCGCGACACAAGTGGCCTGAATCACTAGAGGTTGATTTTGTGTATG GTTCATCCTCCATTGGAACTTCAGTCAATTTGCAATTTTTTTCTGCTTTCTCAGCTGCAGCTGGGAAAAAGTCGTGTCAGTATCCTGATTCTAACGAGTCTGACCCAGCG TGGGGTTGCTGGACTTCTGCTGATGAGCTAAATAGACCATCAATTAAGATCTTATTCCCCACCATTGAACGAGTGAAAAATGGACGGCGTGGCATTTGGGATTCTAGGCACTTACTTTCTCTGTCAGAG AGAACCTGGCAAAGGTTGACAACTACTGGTGTATTTCATGATGCCATTCCTTATCCATGTGAAAGGCTAGGATACCCAATGCATGTCAAG GTAGCTCAGAGACGTTTCCAATCTGGAAATGGTATGTTCTCATTTGGTTGGATATATATTGGGTCACACAATTTCAGTCCTGCTGCTTGGGGAAACACATTGCTTTCTTCGTCAGAATCAAAGGCTCCAAAACTGCATATTTGTAACTATGAGCTTGGTATCGTCTTGATTGTGCCCCCGCCAGATCTTTCGGATACAGATGGtagaaacagatttaatcttGATGATTTCGTTCTGCCATTTGTTATGCCTGCACCAGAGTACCAAGATGGTGATAGACCAGCTACAGCACAGGCCATGCGAGAGGCCTGTGTTGAAGTCACTTCATCAAAGTTATTCTTGTCAGAAGATGCAACGGAAGAACTGAACGAGGATATCCTAGATGAAGAAGTAACTTTTGAGGAATCTGACTTTTCCATCCAGGAGAGTGAAGAAGAGAAAATTTATGCTGAGATGCTTTGGGGTCAAGTGGACTCCGCTGGAATCTCTTTGTGA